One Leucobacter muris DNA segment encodes these proteins:
- a CDS encoding metal ABC transporter substrate-binding protein has protein sequence MPRRSPRPARIRSLALAAAVLAASALTACSANAAEGPGRDDGRPVVLTTFTVLADMARNVAGEHLRVESITKPGAEIHGYEPTPSDVRRAVEAELILDNGLGLEAWFEQFVADLDVPHAVVSEGVEPIPIADDAHAGMPNPHAWMSPHSAQTYVDNMVAAFSELDPEHAADYTANGEAYGAELQRVHDELTAKLSDLPEQQRALVTCEGAFSYLARDTGLTERYIWAVNAEQQATPQQIAGTIDFVRQNDVPAVFCESTVSDKPMRQVVESTDAEFGGVLYVDSLSEADGPVPSYLELIRHDAQLIADGLTGGDA, from the coding sequence ATGCCCCGCCGCTCGCCCCGCCCCGCCCGCATCCGCTCGCTGGCGCTCGCCGCAGCCGTGCTCGCCGCGAGCGCGCTCACCGCCTGCAGCGCGAACGCCGCGGAGGGCCCGGGCCGCGACGACGGGCGCCCCGTAGTGCTCACCACCTTCACCGTGCTCGCCGACATGGCGCGCAACGTCGCGGGCGAGCACCTGCGCGTCGAGTCGATCACCAAGCCGGGCGCCGAGATCCACGGCTACGAACCAACGCCGAGCGACGTGCGCCGCGCGGTCGAGGCCGAGCTGATCCTCGACAACGGCCTCGGGCTCGAAGCCTGGTTCGAGCAGTTCGTCGCCGACCTCGACGTCCCCCACGCGGTCGTGAGCGAGGGCGTCGAACCGATCCCGATCGCCGACGACGCGCACGCGGGCATGCCCAACCCGCACGCCTGGATGAGCCCGCACAGCGCGCAGACCTACGTCGACAACATGGTGGCGGCCTTCAGCGAGCTCGACCCCGAGCACGCCGCCGACTACACCGCCAACGGAGAGGCCTACGGCGCCGAGCTGCAGCGGGTGCACGACGAGCTCACGGCCAAGCTCTCGGACCTGCCCGAGCAGCAGCGCGCGCTCGTCACCTGCGAGGGCGCCTTCTCGTATCTCGCCCGCGACACCGGACTCACCGAGCGCTACATCTGGGCGGTCAACGCCGAACAGCAGGCCACACCGCAGCAGATCGCGGGCACGATCGACTTCGTGCGGCAGAACGACGTGCCCGCCGTGTTCTGCGAGTCGACCGTCTCGGACAAGCCGATGCGGCAGGTCGTCGAATCCACCGACGCCGAGTTCGGCGGCGTGCTCTACGTCGACTCCCTGTCCGAGGCCGACGGCCCCGTGCCGAGCTACCTCGAGCTGATCCGCCACGACGCGCAGCTCATCGCCGACGGTCTCACCGGAGGCGACGCGTGA
- a CDS encoding BCCT family transporter, with protein MSATDQPGDGDGSQPDTGAETPPEQRSGAGGRAETGRDARRGPDAEPAADAPFETVAEALLRSEAELAAQLSRVAAAIPSDPSLPATVHLPSSVQIAEDDSDARITEKLRSHGVRIGRGMISPRVFWPALIVILLVSLFAILAPALAGSVFMAVQNWIVEHLGWYYMIIVAVFIAVAVGIACSRLGRIRLGRDDDVPEFGVLSWFSMLFAAGMGIGLVFYGVGEPLTYATVQPKPGWEGDQAELAGLAMAQTFVHWGLHPWAIYAVIGLAIAYAIHRRGRPVSIRWSLEPLFGERVKGWVGDVIDVLAIFGTVFGVATSLGLGVQQISAGMAEIGIVDRASNTLLVVLILVITLIAMLSVISGIGAGMKWLSNINLSMAGLLLISVLLLGPTLFLLQNLTESIGFYLANALQMTFDVGAYQRSPEATSWFSGWTIFYWGWWISWSPFVGIFIARISRGRTVREFIAGVLLAPTLVGVVWFSVMGGAGIYRQLFGEGDLVENGEVHVESALFKVLGDLPLGTVFSVVGILLVAIFFITSSDSGSLVVDMLASGGHPNPPTWSRVLWSILEGVVAIALLLAGGLQSLQAAALATALPFSVVLLLMSWSTLRALRIDDRVLERAERIARLDRVTEHISNELAGTITDIPELESWVDDRIDYRISRTRGAFGRKPTEKR; from the coding sequence ATGAGCGCAACCGATCAGCCGGGGGACGGCGACGGGTCGCAGCCCGACACGGGTGCCGAGACGCCTCCCGAACAGCGATCCGGCGCAGGCGGCCGCGCCGAGACCGGGCGCGACGCGCGCCGCGGGCCCGACGCCGAACCCGCGGCCGACGCGCCGTTCGAGACGGTGGCCGAGGCCCTGCTCAGGTCGGAGGCCGAGCTCGCCGCCCAGCTGAGCCGGGTGGCCGCCGCGATCCCGTCCGATCCGAGCTTGCCGGCCACCGTGCACCTGCCGAGCTCCGTGCAGATCGCCGAGGACGACTCCGACGCCCGCATCACCGAGAAGCTGCGCAGCCATGGCGTGCGGATCGGGCGGGGCATGATCTCACCGCGGGTCTTCTGGCCCGCGCTCATCGTGATCCTCCTGGTCTCCCTGTTCGCGATCCTCGCACCGGCGCTCGCCGGAAGCGTATTCATGGCGGTGCAGAACTGGATCGTCGAGCACCTCGGCTGGTACTACATGATCATCGTCGCGGTGTTCATCGCCGTGGCGGTCGGGATCGCGTGCTCGCGCCTCGGGCGCATCCGCCTCGGCCGCGACGACGACGTGCCCGAGTTCGGGGTGCTGTCGTGGTTCTCGATGCTGTTCGCCGCCGGCATGGGCATCGGTCTCGTGTTCTACGGGGTGGGCGAACCGCTCACGTACGCGACCGTGCAGCCGAAGCCCGGGTGGGAGGGCGACCAGGCCGAACTCGCCGGTCTCGCGATGGCCCAGACCTTCGTGCACTGGGGGCTGCACCCTTGGGCGATCTACGCGGTGATCGGCCTCGCGATCGCCTACGCGATCCACCGCCGCGGGCGGCCGGTCTCGATCCGCTGGTCGCTCGAGCCCCTGTTCGGCGAGCGCGTCAAGGGCTGGGTCGGCGACGTCATCGACGTGCTCGCGATCTTCGGCACCGTCTTCGGCGTGGCGACCTCGCTCGGCCTCGGGGTGCAGCAGATCTCGGCGGGCATGGCCGAGATCGGGATCGTCGATCGAGCGAGCAACACGCTGCTCGTCGTGCTGATCCTCGTCATCACCCTCATCGCCATGCTCTCGGTGATCAGCGGCATCGGCGCCGGCATGAAGTGGCTCTCGAACATCAACCTGTCGATGGCGGGGCTGCTGCTCATCAGCGTGCTGCTGCTCGGGCCCACGCTGTTCCTGCTGCAGAATCTCACCGAGTCGATCGGCTTCTACCTGGCGAACGCGTTGCAGATGACCTTCGACGTGGGCGCCTACCAGCGCTCGCCGGAGGCCACCAGCTGGTTCTCGGGATGGACGATCTTCTACTGGGGCTGGTGGATCTCGTGGTCGCCGTTCGTGGGCATCTTCATCGCCCGCATCTCGCGCGGCCGCACCGTGCGCGAGTTCATCGCGGGCGTGCTGCTCGCACCGACCCTCGTGGGCGTCGTGTGGTTCTCGGTGATGGGCGGCGCCGGCATCTACCGCCAGCTGTTCGGCGAGGGCGACCTGGTCGAGAACGGCGAGGTGCACGTCGAGAGCGCTCTGTTCAAGGTGCTCGGAGATCTTCCCCTCGGCACCGTGTTCTCGGTGGTCGGCATCCTGCTGGTCGCGATCTTCTTCATCACCTCATCGGATTCGGGGTCGCTGGTGGTCGACATGCTCGCCTCGGGCGGCCACCCCAACCCGCCCACGTGGTCGCGCGTGCTGTGGTCGATCCTCGAGGGCGTGGTGGCGATCGCGCTGCTGCTAGCCGGCGGCCTGCAATCGCTGCAGGCTGCCGCCCTCGCGACCGCGCTGCCGTTCAGCGTGGTGCTGCTGCTCATGAGCTGGTCGACGCTGCGCGCGCTGCGCATCGACGACCGGGTGCTCGAGCGGGCCGAGCGCATCGCGCGGCTCGATCGCGTCACCGAGCACATCTCGAACGAGCTGGCGGGCACGATCACCGACATCCCCGAGCTCGAATCCTGGGTGGACGATCGCATCGACTACCGCATCTCGCGCACGAGGGGCGCCTTCGGGCGCAAGCCG